Proteins from one Mesorhizobium sp. M9A.F.Ca.ET.002.03.1.2 genomic window:
- a CDS encoding dihydrodipicolinate synthase family protein, with protein MASRFGLSVALTTPFDASGQIAISPMVAHAQACLGAGCSSATLFGTTGEGASVGTRERRIVTEAMLAAGIPAHQLVAGVLVDAAEDAAEQARHALQCGVRNILLAPPSYFKNVGEDGLFGWFSAVFAGLGPLARGVLLYNIPSVTMVPLPLALIGRLRAAFPGVVAGVKDSGGDWSYSEALLSAHGDLVILIGDERHLARSVRQGGQGAISGMANFVTGEIRAMAEDGRDDARVESFVLELLKYPVIPAVKVMVARKTGDEGWLAVRPPLEPIASQGRQQLAAAYDRLFATEPA; from the coding sequence GTGGCTTCGCGCTTTGGTCTTTCGGTTGCCCTCACCACGCCTTTTGATGCGTCCGGGCAAATCGCCATCTCTCCCATGGTTGCGCACGCCCAGGCTTGCCTTGGCGCCGGCTGCAGCAGCGCAACGCTCTTCGGCACCACCGGGGAAGGCGCCTCCGTGGGCACCCGAGAGCGGCGGATCGTCACCGAGGCCATGCTGGCCGCCGGCATTCCGGCACATCAGCTCGTCGCCGGCGTGCTGGTCGATGCGGCCGAAGACGCCGCCGAACAGGCGCGACACGCCTTGCAGTGCGGCGTCCGCAACATCCTGCTGGCTCCACCGAGCTACTTCAAGAATGTCGGCGAGGACGGGCTGTTCGGATGGTTTTCCGCCGTCTTCGCCGGGCTCGGCCCACTGGCTCGCGGCGTCCTCCTTTATAACATCCCTTCCGTCACCATGGTGCCGCTCCCGCTTGCCCTGATCGGCAGGCTGCGTGCGGCCTTCCCCGGCGTGGTCGCTGGTGTCAAGGATTCGGGGGGCGACTGGAGCTACAGCGAGGCGCTGCTAAGCGCTCATGGCGACCTGGTGATCCTGATCGGCGACGAGCGGCACCTGGCCAGAAGCGTGCGCCAGGGCGGGCAGGGCGCCATTTCCGGCATGGCCAATTTCGTCACCGGCGAAATCCGCGCCATGGCCGAGGACGGGCGCGACGATGCCCGCGTCGAGAGCTTCGTGCTCGAATTGCTCAAATATCCGGTCATCCCGGCGGTGAAGGTCATGGTGGCGCGCAAGACCGGCGACGAGGGCTGGCTGGCGGTCCGTCCGCCGCTGGAGCCGATCGCTTCGCAGGGGCGGCAACAGCTTGCTGCCGCCTATGATCGGCTGTTTGCGACAGAGCCGGCCTGA
- a CDS encoding D-tagatose-bisphosphate aldolase, class II, non-catalytic subunit, producing the protein MSAATRRLANIAARRAAGERSGITSVCSAHPLVIEAALRHGVARNADVLIEATCNQVNHEGGYTGMTPAGFRGFVEARAQKVGFPVDRLIFGGDHLGPNPWKHMAATAAMKNAAAMIDAYASAGFTKMHLDTSMACADDPPVLADETIAARAAELAAIAEAAVERAGGEKPVYVIGTEVPVPGGALEALDHLHVTAPDDASRTVEIHARAFSRAGLDDAFARSVGVVVQPGVEFGNTEIVPYAPAKATELVAVLDRMPQFVFEAHSTDYQSAEALNALVRDGFAILKVGPWLTFALREALYGLSHIADVLAPDPSREGLPVAMERIMLASPDNWQKYYPGTPDEQRVQRHFSFSDRIRYYWPTPDAQHATRKLLNVLGDKDIPRPLISQHLGLLDADVAAGRVRPVAHDLLIGSITGVLDIYADATGQ; encoded by the coding sequence GTGAGTGCCGCGACGCGGAGGCTTGCAAACATTGCGGCCAGGCGCGCCGCAGGCGAGAGAAGCGGCATCACTTCGGTCTGCTCGGCGCATCCGCTGGTCATCGAGGCCGCCCTGCGTCACGGCGTGGCGCGGAACGCGGATGTGCTGATCGAAGCCACCTGCAATCAGGTGAACCACGAGGGCGGCTATACCGGGATGACGCCGGCAGGCTTCCGCGGCTTCGTCGAGGCGCGTGCGCAGAAAGTCGGCTTCCCCGTCGATCGCCTGATTTTTGGCGGCGACCATCTTGGACCCAATCCGTGGAAGCACATGGCGGCTACCGCCGCCATGAAGAACGCTGCGGCGATGATCGACGCCTATGCGAGCGCCGGCTTCACCAAGATGCATTTGGATACGAGCATGGCCTGCGCCGACGATCCTCCCGTGCTTGCCGACGAAACGATTGCCGCACGCGCGGCCGAACTTGCGGCTATTGCCGAGGCGGCAGTCGAGCGGGCAGGCGGCGAAAAACCCGTCTATGTCATAGGCACCGAAGTGCCGGTGCCGGGCGGCGCGCTGGAGGCGCTCGACCACCTGCATGTGACCGCGCCCGACGATGCTTCGCGCACCGTGGAGATACACGCCCGAGCGTTTTCCCGCGCCGGCCTCGACGACGCTTTTGCCCGTTCGGTCGGCGTCGTCGTCCAGCCCGGCGTCGAGTTCGGCAACACCGAGATCGTGCCCTATGCGCCGGCCAAGGCGACCGAACTGGTGGCTGTGCTCGACCGCATGCCGCAATTCGTTTTTGAAGCGCATTCGACCGACTACCAGTCGGCCGAAGCGCTTAACGCTCTCGTTCGCGACGGTTTTGCCATCCTTAAGGTCGGCCCCTGGCTGACCTTCGCACTTCGCGAAGCGCTGTATGGGCTCAGCCACATCGCCGATGTGCTCGCGCCGGACCCTTCGCGCGAAGGCCTGCCTGTCGCGATGGAGCGCATCATGCTGGCGTCGCCGGACAACTGGCAGAAATACTATCCGGGCACGCCGGACGAGCAGCGCGTGCAGCGGCATTTCTCCTTCAGCGACCGCATCCGCTACTACTGGCCGACGCCAGACGCGCAGCACGCAACACGCAAGCTGCTGAACGTGCTGGGCGACAAGGACATTCCCCGGCCTCTGATCAGCCAGCATCTGGGGCTGCTCGATGCCGATGTTGCGGCAGGCCGGGTCAGGCCCGTCGCGCACGACCTTCTGATCGGCAGCATCACCGGTGTTCTCGACATCTACGCGGACGCGACGGGGCAGTAG
- a CDS encoding sugar kinase, producing the protein MKKLVSAGEILVEIMAERIGQSFLEPGPLLGPYPSGAPAIFIGQAAALGQPAGLIGAVGDDDFGRLNIERLRALGADVSAIAVHEGHATGTAFVTYRADASRHFVFNIRNSASGLIETDAAATTLLAGADHVHVMGSSLFSDRAVAVALSAIETIKAKGGTVSFDPNIRREIMAASGMRGALDRVLSRADIFLPSGEELFLFSSAKDEKGAIDELLARGLSCIVLKKGAAGAVYHDRHGAVASPGFAVDEVDPTGAGDCFGAAFVSFWLRGAAPVEALWIANACGALAVTRKGPMEGIFPLAAVEAFIATGKTAQ; encoded by the coding sequence ATGAAGAAGCTGGTCAGTGCCGGCGAGATTCTGGTCGAGATCATGGCCGAACGGATCGGTCAGAGTTTTCTTGAGCCTGGTCCGCTGCTTGGGCCTTATCCTTCCGGCGCGCCCGCCATCTTCATCGGCCAGGCGGCGGCGCTCGGCCAGCCGGCCGGCCTCATCGGCGCCGTCGGCGACGACGATTTCGGCAGGCTGAACATCGAGCGGCTGCGGGCGCTGGGCGCCGACGTGTCGGCGATCGCGGTTCACGAGGGCCATGCGACGGGCACGGCTTTCGTCACCTACCGGGCCGACGCCAGCCGGCACTTCGTCTTCAACATCCGCAACAGCGCCTCCGGCCTGATCGAGACCGACGCGGCGGCGACAACGCTGCTGGCCGGTGCCGATCACGTCCATGTCATGGGCTCGTCGCTGTTTTCCGACCGTGCCGTCGCGGTGGCGCTGTCGGCGATCGAGACTATCAAGGCCAAAGGAGGAACAGTTTCCTTCGATCCGAACATCCGCCGGGAGATCATGGCAGCGTCCGGCATGCGCGGGGCGCTCGATCGCGTGCTTTCGCGAGCCGACATCTTCCTGCCGAGTGGCGAGGAACTCTTCCTGTTCTCATCCGCGAAGGACGAGAAGGGCGCGATCGATGAATTGCTGGCCCGTGGCCTGTCCTGCATCGTCCTGAAGAAAGGCGCCGCCGGCGCCGTCTATCATGACCGCCACGGTGCGGTCGCCTCGCCCGGCTTTGCCGTCGACGAGGTCGATCCGACAGGCGCGGGTGATTGCTTCGGTGCTGCCTTCGTCTCGTTCTGGCTGCGCGGGGCGGCTCCCGTAGAGGCGCTGTGGATCGCCAATGCCTGCGGTGCGCTCGCCGTCACCCGCAAGGGGCCTATGGAAGGCATTTTCCCGCTTGCCGCGGTCGAGGCCTTCATCGCCACAGGGAAGACCGCGCAGTGA
- a CDS encoding LacI family DNA-binding transcriptional regulator, translating into MPMTHKTMEDFARSCGVSRPTLSKYFDDPTSVKPATRQRIEVALRSSDYQPNLFARNLNRKRTRSIGIVVPTVADPFYSEMVSRIELRLRDEGYWPIVISSHGSRELEVEATRTILSLKVSGAMIAPLGLRSDHRTLEKLTQVMPVVYFDTYLEGGTPFVGNNNSQSVSTIVDYLCRSGDAPVYFDIPHVNHNSPERLNSYVATMQRLGHEPVIIGNTEDYTWDFERIGYEQMEKMLGNGDLPGKTILCANDRLAFGVMAAAYSRGRKVGRKGDSDLRVAAHDDHPLSRYTCPALTTMAQDFASMAGRSVETLLALLDEDDAAVAPKVYLDATLVMRQSA; encoded by the coding sequence ATGCCGATGACGCACAAGACGATGGAGGATTTCGCCCGCTCTTGCGGCGTCTCCAGGCCGACACTGTCGAAATATTTCGACGATCCGACCAGCGTCAAGCCGGCGACACGACAGCGGATCGAGGTGGCGCTGCGCTCGTCCGACTACCAGCCCAATCTCTTTGCGCGCAACCTGAACCGCAAGCGGACCCGCAGCATCGGCATCGTGGTGCCGACGGTCGCCGATCCCTTCTATTCCGAGATGGTCAGCCGCATCGAACTCAGGCTGCGCGACGAGGGCTACTGGCCGATCGTGATCTCCTCGCACGGCTCGCGCGAACTCGAAGTGGAAGCGACGCGGACCATTCTTTCACTGAAAGTCTCCGGCGCGATGATCGCGCCGCTCGGCCTGCGCTCGGACCATCGAACGCTGGAGAAGCTGACGCAGGTCATGCCAGTCGTCTATTTCGACACCTATCTCGAAGGCGGCACGCCATTCGTCGGCAACAACAACAGCCAGAGCGTCTCGACCATCGTCGACTATCTCTGCCGGTCCGGCGACGCCCCGGTCTATTTCGACATCCCGCACGTCAACCACAACTCGCCAGAACGACTGAACAGCTATGTCGCCACCATGCAGCGGCTCGGCCATGAGCCTGTCATCATCGGCAACACCGAAGATTATACGTGGGATTTCGAACGGATTGGCTATGAGCAGATGGAAAAAATGCTCGGCAATGGTGACCTGCCGGGCAAGACCATTCTGTGCGCCAACGACCGTCTCGCCTTCGGCGTGATGGCGGCCGCCTACTCGCGAGGCCGCAAGGTCGGCCGCAAGGGCGATAGCGACCTGCGTGTCGCGGCCCATGACGACCATCCGTTGAGCCGCTACACCTGCCCTGCCCTCACCACCATGGCGCAGGACTTCGCTTCGATGGCGGGCCGCAGCGTCGAGACGCTGCTGGCCTTGCTGGACGAAGACGACGCAGCGGTTGCCCCCAAGGTCTATCTCGACGCTACGCTCGTCATGCGTCAATCGGCCTGA
- a CDS encoding alpha/beta hydrolase, giving the protein MTTSLSPLLDPEARHVLDLGREAATPPFEAGTPEEARRAYEEDFPALQGEREPIASLTERTIAGPGGPLTLRIYRGHDAPAIDAPALLYLHGGGWVIGNLESHDEICRWLANMTACVVVCPDYRLAPEHKFPAAIEDCVAVLSFMQDGESDLGIDARRIAVAGDSAGGNLATVLCLLARGDKSPPTAQLLFYPNTDASQAADSYRCFADGYGLTSATMAWFRDHYVSDAGDIGDWRVSPLKAESLAGVAPAFVAIAGHDILADEGEAYAKRLVDDGVPVVLRRWPGQIHGFVSMGRHGPAARQAVGAAVAAWRGFDPAFGDAQAD; this is encoded by the coding sequence ATGACGACATCACTTTCGCCCTTGCTCGACCCGGAAGCCCGGCATGTGCTCGACCTTGGCCGGGAAGCTGCAACCCCACCGTTCGAGGCCGGCACGCCAGAAGAGGCGCGCCGCGCCTATGAAGAAGACTTTCCGGCACTTCAGGGCGAGCGCGAGCCGATCGCTTCGCTGACCGAGCGCACCATCGCCGGCCCGGGCGGCCCGTTGACGCTCAGGATCTATCGCGGGCACGACGCGCCAGCGATCGATGCTCCCGCGCTGCTCTATTTGCATGGCGGCGGCTGGGTGATCGGCAATCTCGAGTCGCATGATGAGATCTGCCGATGGCTCGCCAACATGACGGCCTGCGTCGTCGTCTGTCCCGACTACCGGCTGGCGCCGGAGCACAAATTTCCGGCGGCGATCGAGGACTGCGTTGCTGTGCTTTCCTTCATGCAGGACGGTGAGAGCGATCTCGGGATCGACGCGAGGCGGATCGCCGTTGCCGGCGACAGCGCCGGCGGCAATCTTGCTACCGTCCTTTGCCTGCTTGCGCGCGGCGACAAGAGCCCGCCGACCGCGCAGCTTCTGTTCTATCCAAACACCGACGCCTCGCAGGCGGCGGACAGCTATCGCTGCTTTGCCGACGGCTATGGTCTGACATCGGCGACCATGGCCTGGTTTCGCGATCATTACGTCAGCGATGCCGGGGACATCGGCGACTGGCGCGTGTCGCCGCTCAAGGCCGAGAGCCTTGCTGGTGTAGCGCCGGCCTTTGTCGCGATTGCCGGTCATGACATTCTCGCCGACGAAGGCGAGGCTTATGCCAAGCGTCTGGTGGATGACGGCGTGCCGGTCGTGTTGCGGCGCTGGCCCGGCCAGATCCACGGCTTCGTTTCGATGGGACGCCATGGCCCGGCGGCGCGGCAAGCGGTCGGCGCGGCGGTTGCCGCATGGCGCGGCTTCGATCCTGCCTTTGGTGATGCTCAGGCCGATTGA
- a CDS encoding Gfo/Idh/MocA family oxidoreductase — protein MQGKTAAKLGIGVIGCGNISMTYLRNAALFGEVELRACADISPDMAVLRASEYGIRAVSVDALLADPEIDLVLNLTIPAAHFDISLSALSAGKHVFTEKPLATSAKDGRRLVAEAAERGLLLGSAPDTFLGAAGRRARRLMDEGAIGRAVTGTAFMMGRGMEHWHPNPQFYYQPGGGPVFDMGPYYLTMLANLLGPVARVMAMATRGQEERLITAEGPYRNTSFKVGTPTNILSLLEFRSGATVTFGASWDVFRHSNHPIELHGTEGSLRLPDPDTFGGTVSLSERGAEWADFPSEGELYGARNWPFATPDRANYRMLGVADLSRALTAGRKPRASGDLALHVLEIMEAILASGESRESVAVNGTVDQPPLLQEDEAASLLA, from the coding sequence ATGCAAGGGAAAACAGCGGCTAAGCTCGGCATCGGCGTTATCGGATGCGGCAACATCTCGATGACCTATTTGCGCAACGCGGCTCTGTTCGGAGAGGTGGAACTGCGCGCCTGCGCCGACATTTCGCCCGACATGGCGGTGCTGCGCGCCAGCGAATACGGCATCCGGGCGGTCAGCGTTGATGCGCTTCTGGCCGATCCAGAGATCGACCTCGTCCTCAACCTGACCATCCCGGCGGCGCATTTCGACATTTCGCTTTCAGCGCTTTCGGCGGGAAAGCACGTCTTCACCGAAAAGCCGCTGGCGACCTCGGCCAAGGACGGCCGGCGCCTCGTCGCAGAGGCTGCGGAGCGGGGACTGCTGCTCGGCTCGGCCCCGGATACGTTCCTCGGTGCCGCCGGACGGCGGGCGCGCCGCTTGATGGACGAGGGCGCTATCGGCCGCGCGGTGACCGGCACCGCCTTCATGATGGGACGCGGCATGGAGCATTGGCATCCCAATCCGCAATTCTACTATCAGCCCGGTGGTGGTCCGGTCTTCGACATGGGCCCCTACTACCTGACGATGCTGGCCAATTTGCTCGGGCCGGTGGCTCGCGTGATGGCGATGGCGACACGGGGCCAGGAAGAGCGGCTGATCACCGCCGAAGGTCCCTACAGGAACACCAGTTTCAAGGTCGGCACGCCGACCAATATCCTGTCGCTGCTGGAGTTCCGCTCGGGCGCCACCGTCACCTTCGGTGCCTCGTGGGACGTCTTCAGGCACTCCAACCACCCGATCGAGCTGCATGGGACCGAAGGCTCGCTCAGGCTGCCCGATCCGGACACGTTCGGCGGCACTGTCTCGCTTTCGGAACGTGGGGCCGAGTGGGCCGACTTCCCCAGTGAGGGCGAACTCTACGGCGCGCGCAATTGGCCCTTTGCCACACCCGACCGCGCCAACTACCGCATGCTCGGGGTCGCCGATCTTTCGCGCGCGCTGACGGCTGGAAGAAAGCCGCGTGCCTCCGGCGACCTTGCGCTTCATGTGCTGGAGATCATGGAGGCGATCCTCGCTTCGGGAGAGAGCCGCGAGTCCGTCGCCGTCAACGGGACGGTCGACCAGCCGCCGCTCCTCCAGGAGGACGAAGCGGCCAGCCTGCTTGCCTGA
- a CDS encoding ABC transporter substrate-binding protein, translating into MTDIKKGPVSGSKPVAHVTIADRRQFLIGSAGLLGAATLGMGTGLGVRRARAQSRAEISFASAAFFGKETFGDLIKAFNESQDRVLVKNIELPPPSSSTEVYQGLVQQLARRTGTPDVFSQDVIWIAGFAAAGWALPLDEYFPADKRSAYFSGTLNACTYEGKLTALPWFMDSGMFYYRKDVLEKHGGKVPENWADMATVAAAAQKAGDADFGYLWQGKQAEVLVCDAVEIITSNNGAILAPDGKSSLINQKAAVDAIQFLHDTVNATKISPQDVLSWDEEPSRQPFTSGKAMFMRNWSYVYPIAQDAKASQVVDKVGVAPLPAFPGGKSSACLGGYQLGVNANSKQREAAIELLTWLSSTETQHRIALNFGLAPTRPALFQDEKIKTEQPFMASLETVFTGATARPITPEYAKVTLALQSGISKALVSGNVQAEMDTLAAQIDQIVG; encoded by the coding sequence ATGACCGACATCAAAAAAGGGCCGGTCTCCGGCTCGAAGCCTGTTGCGCATGTGACGATCGCTGACCGCAGGCAATTTCTCATCGGCAGCGCCGGCCTGCTGGGTGCGGCGACACTTGGCATGGGCACAGGACTGGGCGTTCGCCGGGCACGCGCGCAGTCGCGGGCCGAGATCAGCTTCGCCAGCGCCGCCTTCTTCGGCAAGGAGACCTTCGGCGACCTGATTAAGGCCTTCAACGAATCGCAGGACCGCGTCCTGGTTAAGAACATCGAGCTGCCGCCGCCGAGTTCCTCGACGGAGGTCTACCAGGGCCTTGTCCAGCAGCTCGCCCGCCGCACCGGCACGCCTGACGTTTTCAGCCAGGATGTGATCTGGATCGCCGGCTTTGCCGCTGCCGGCTGGGCGCTGCCGCTCGACGAGTATTTTCCGGCGGACAAGCGCAGCGCCTACTTCTCCGGAACCCTCAACGCCTGCACCTATGAAGGCAAGCTGACCGCCCTTCCCTGGTTCATGGATTCGGGCATGTTCTATTACCGCAAGGACGTGCTGGAAAAGCATGGCGGCAAGGTGCCGGAAAATTGGGCCGACATGGCGACCGTCGCCGCCGCCGCGCAGAAGGCCGGCGATGCGGATTTCGGCTATCTCTGGCAAGGCAAGCAGGCCGAGGTTCTGGTCTGCGACGCGGTCGAGATCATCACCTCCAACAACGGCGCGATCCTCGCGCCCGACGGCAAGTCGTCGCTGATCAACCAGAAGGCGGCGGTCGATGCGATCCAGTTCCTGCACGACACCGTCAACGCGACCAAGATCAGCCCGCAGGACGTCCTGTCCTGGGACGAGGAGCCGTCGCGTCAGCCCTTCACCTCGGGCAAGGCGATGTTCATGCGCAATTGGTCCTATGTCTATCCGATCGCCCAGGACGCCAAGGCCTCCCAGGTGGTGGACAAGGTCGGCGTCGCGCCGCTTCCGGCCTTCCCCGGCGGCAAGAGCTCGGCCTGTCTCGGCGGCTACCAGCTCGGCGTCAATGCCAATTCGAAGCAGCGCGAAGCCGCGATCGAGTTGCTGACCTGGCTGTCGTCGACCGAAACGCAGCACCGCATCGCCTTGAACTTTGGTCTCGCACCGACCCGTCCGGCATTGTTCCAGGATGAGAAGATCAAGACCGAACAACCGTTCATGGCGAGCCTCGAAACGGTGTTCACCGGCGCCACCGCCCGGCCGATTACGCCCGAATATGCGAAGGTGACGCTGGCCTTGCAGTCGGGCATCTCCAAGGCGCTGGTGTCGGGCAACGTCCAGGCCGAGATGGACACGCTGGCTGCGCAAATCGACCAGATCGTCGGCTGA
- a CDS encoding sugar ABC transporter permease — protein MIAAATVSGIGRPRLGKALPGAIWAFLLLTPAFVSLASVSFYPIVNGLYLSLTNTSLITQENEFSGFANYVQLWGDAQFWNAWWHTMWFTAASTILETVIGLGMALILCEAFKGRGLVRAAMLVPWAMPTVVTSKMFGWLFDGQNGIINYILLHAGLIDQNINWYGSPDTAMTTIIIADVWKTTPFMALLLLTGLQTVPNSLIEAARMDGAKGWITFWHIRLPLLMPTLLIAGLFRALDAFRVFDLVYVLTGGGPADSTETLSTLSYKVLFSTLQFGYGSAVSTAMFVTEGIIAIVFCLYLVRQIRRAQ, from the coding sequence ATGATCGCGGCGGCCACTGTTTCTGGCATTGGCCGGCCGCGGCTTGGCAAGGCGCTTCCGGGTGCCATCTGGGCCTTTCTCCTGCTGACGCCGGCCTTCGTGTCGCTGGCGTCGGTTTCCTTTTATCCGATCGTCAACGGGCTGTATCTGTCGCTCACCAATACCTCGCTGATCACCCAGGAGAACGAGTTCTCGGGCTTCGCCAACTATGTGCAGCTGTGGGGCGACGCGCAGTTCTGGAATGCGTGGTGGCACACGATGTGGTTCACTGCGGCATCCACGATACTGGAGACGGTCATCGGGCTCGGCATGGCGCTCATCCTGTGCGAGGCGTTCAAGGGACGCGGCCTGGTTCGCGCCGCCATGCTGGTCCCCTGGGCGATGCCCACCGTCGTCACCTCCAAGATGTTCGGCTGGCTGTTCGACGGCCAGAACGGCATCATCAACTACATCCTCCTGCATGCCGGACTGATCGACCAGAACATCAACTGGTACGGCTCCCCCGACACGGCGATGACCACCATCATCATCGCCGACGTCTGGAAGACCACGCCGTTCATGGCGCTTTTGCTTTTGACTGGGCTGCAGACAGTGCCCAATTCTCTGATCGAGGCGGCGCGCATGGACGGCGCCAAGGGCTGGATCACCTTCTGGCACATCCGCCTGCCGCTGCTCATGCCGACCTTGCTGATTGCCGGCCTGTTTCGCGCGCTCGACGCCTTTCGCGTCTTCGACCTCGTCTATGTGCTGACCGGCGGCGGCCCCGCCGATTCGACCGAGACGCTGTCGACGCTGTCCTACAAGGTGCTCTTCTCGACGCTGCAATTCGGCTATGGCTCGGCCGTATCGACGGCGATGTTCGTCACCGAAGGCATCATCGCTATTGTCTTCTGCCTCTATCTCGTGCGGCAGATCAGGAGGGCGCAATGA
- a CDS encoding carbohydrate ABC transporter permease encodes MKDTRSPLQTIAIYLGALLILVWSGGPFIWQFSTSFQLDKALTSGSPSLIPAPFTLEHYYNAFIEKELHRYVWNSLVVSLATTFLCLFVGSLAAFALSRLNVKGRFGILMVILSVSMFPQIALVGPLYLVATNLGLLDTYTALIITYLALGLPLVTWVLFGYFETLPREIDEAARMDGVSIPGLLWHIILPMSLPSLVTTGLLAFITAWNEFLFALAFTSNIDRQTIPVGIANFTNQYYVPWGDIAAASAVVTVPLIVLVLFFQRHIIEGLTQGGIKE; translated from the coding sequence ATGAAGGACACGCGCTCGCCGCTGCAGACCATCGCCATCTATCTTGGCGCCTTGCTGATCCTGGTCTGGTCCGGCGGCCCGTTCATCTGGCAGTTCTCGACATCGTTCCAGCTCGACAAGGCGCTGACGTCAGGCTCGCCGTCGCTGATCCCCGCCCCTTTCACGCTCGAGCACTACTACAATGCCTTTATCGAGAAAGAGCTACACCGCTATGTCTGGAACTCGCTCGTGGTCTCGCTGGCGACGACATTCCTGTGCCTGTTCGTCGGATCGCTGGCCGCGTTTGCTTTGTCGCGGCTCAACGTGAAGGGCCGCTTCGGCATTCTGATGGTCATCCTTTCGGTGTCGATGTTCCCTCAGATCGCGCTGGTCGGGCCGCTCTATCTGGTGGCAACCAATCTCGGCCTGCTCGATACCTACACCGCGCTGATCATCACCTACCTGGCGCTCGGTCTGCCGCTCGTCACCTGGGTGCTGTTCGGCTATTTCGAGACGCTGCCGCGCGAGATCGACGAGGCAGCGCGCATGGACGGCGTCAGCATTCCCGGCCTGCTCTGGCACATCATCCTGCCAATGTCGCTGCCGAGCCTGGTGACCACGGGCCTGCTCGCCTTCATCACCGCCTGGAACGAATTCCTGTTCGCCCTCGCCTTCACCTCCAACATCGATCGCCAGACGATCCCCGTCGGCATCGCCAACTTCACCAACCAATATTACGTGCCCTGGGGCGACATCGCCGCAGCCTCGGCGGTTGTCACCGTCCCCTTGATCGTGCTGGTGCTGTTCTTCCAGCGCCACATCATCGAAGGGCTGACCCAAGGTGGCATCAAGGAATGA
- a CDS encoding sugar phosphate isomerase/epimerase produces MTVKDLKVGCQTFTWEMLGDRFAGGPDDLLKAIADGGYAGIEITDTMIGRYAGRPAEFATALKSAGLTLVSFAFGSKSGFTLQDRIGADLETAQRWIDFAAAFPGALVSFGSATVVSDGPRDDKFAIAAEFYNRAGELGHKAGVDIAVHPSSHHNTLLFDRADYDRIFGLIDPSLVGWVPDTGHILRGHEDMIDTLTTYRDRIRYIHLKDVDAGGTWAMLGKGVCDTAKVIEIASAAPNFNGWLVLEEESETAAADPAAAVKINRQTMRGYGA; encoded by the coding sequence ATGACCGTGAAAGACCTGAAAGTCGGCTGCCAGACCTTTACCTGGGAAATGCTGGGAGACCGGTTTGCCGGCGGCCCCGACGACCTGTTGAAGGCGATCGCCGATGGCGGCTATGCCGGCATCGAGATCACCGACACGATGATCGGCCGCTACGCCGGCAGGCCGGCGGAATTCGCCACGGCGTTGAAGTCGGCCGGCCTTACCCTCGTCTCCTTCGCCTTCGGCTCGAAGAGCGGCTTCACACTGCAGGACAGGATCGGCGCCGATCTGGAAACCGCGCAACGCTGGATCGATTTCGCCGCCGCGTTTCCCGGCGCGCTCGTCTCCTTCGGCTCGGCCACCGTCGTCTCCGACGGCCCGCGCGACGACAAGTTCGCCATTGCAGCCGAGTTCTATAACAGGGCCGGCGAACTCGGCCACAAGGCCGGCGTCGACATCGCCGTCCATCCGAGCTCCCACCACAACACGCTGCTGTTCGATCGTGCCGACTACGACCGGATTTTTGGGCTGATCGATCCGTCGCTCGTCGGCTGGGTGCCCGACACCGGTCACATCCTGCGCGGCCATGAAGACATGATCGACACGCTCACCACATACCGGGACCGCATCCGCTACATCCACCTGAAGGACGTCGATGCCGGCGGCACATGGGCCATGCTCGGCAAGGGTGTCTGCGATACGGCAAAGGTGATCGAGATCGCGAGTGCCGCGCCCAACTTCAACGGCTGGCTGGTGCTGGAAGAGGAATCCGAGACCGCTGCCGCCGATCCAGCCGCCGCGGTCAAGATCAACCGCCAGACCATGCGCGGCTACGGCGCGTGA